The following proteins are co-located in the Solenopsis invicta isolate M01_SB chromosome 7, UNIL_Sinv_3.0, whole genome shotgun sequence genome:
- the LOC105205411 gene encoding WW domain-containing oxidoreductase has translation MVAALNDSDSEDELPPGWEERTTLDGNVYYANHYTKGTQWTHPRTGRKKIVNGDLPPGWERCVADDGKVLYIDHTNRTTTYTDPRLAFATEYREMSQVMRQRFDGSSTALAVLHGRDLRNKVALVTGANAGIGYETARSLALHGCDVVLACRDMEKANEAIKRIQQEKETANCVALKMDLSSLSSVREAAEEFKKKFKFLHYLILNAGVFGLPYTLTKDGYETTFQVNHLSQFYLTLLLKQIIHSSDKSRVVIVSSESHRFSSIRTLEDLHQLTLSPPAYKYWAMGAYNESKLCNVLFAQELARQWPSVSVFACHPGNMVSTSISRYWWLYRLLFALVRPFTKSLQQAASTTVFCATAPELEGLTGSYFNNCYRCQPSNVGLDPALGARLWTLSEDMITTVLKREKDN, from the exons ATGGTAGCTGCGTTGAATGATTCCGACAGTGAGGACGAGTTGCCACCAGGATGGGAGGAGAGGACGACGTTGGATGGAAATGTTTACTATGCGAA CCACTATACGAAGGGCACGCAGTGGACGCATCCTAGAACTGGCCGTAAAAAGATCGTCAACGGAG atttacCACCTGGATGGGAGAGATGTGTAGCAGATGACGGCAAAGTTTTGTACATTGACCACACAAATCGTACAACAACCTACACTGATCCACGATTAGCGTTTGCTACCGAATACAGAGAGATGTCTCAAGTAATGCGACAAAGATTTGATGGAAGTAGCACTGCCTTGGCAGTGTTACATGGTCGAGATCTACGCAACAAAGTCGCTCTCGTTACAGGAGCTAATGCAGGCATTG GTTATGAAACAGCTAGATCATTAGCTTTACATGGTTGCGATGTAGTATTAGCTTGTAGAGATATGGAGAAGGCTAATGAAGCTATAAAACGCATTCAACAAGAAAAGGAGACTGCAAATTGTGTAGCTTTAAAAATGGACCTATCATCACTGAGTAGCGTGCGAGAAGCTGCcgaagaattcaaaaagaaattcaa ATTTCTTCACTATCTTATATTAAACGCCGGCGTGTTTGGACTACCTTATACACTCACAAAGGACGGTTACGAGACGACGTTTCAAGTTAATCACTTGTCGCAATTTTACCTGACGCTCCTATTAAAACAGATTATACACAGTTCCGACAAGTCTAGGGTCGTAATAGTTTCCAGTGAATCACACAG ATTTTCATCGATACGGACTCTAGAAGACCTTCACCAATTAACTCTGTCTCCGCCAGCGTACAAGTATTGGGCAATGGGAGCGTACAATGAATCAAAACTCTGTAATGTTCTCTTCGCACAAGAACTAGCACGGCAGTGGCCTTCTGTCAGCGTTTTTGCTTGCCATCCCGGTAACATGGTATCTACATCCATATCGCGTTATTGGTGGCTATATCGATTGCTGTTCGCTTTAGTACGACCATTCACGAAATCATTG CAACAAGCAGCAAGCACGACTGTATTTTGCGCTACTGCACCCGAATTAGAAGGTTTAACCGGTAGTTACTTCAATAATTGCTATCGTTGTCAACCATCGAATGTCGGACTGGATCCTGCATTAGGCGCGCGATTGTGGACACTCAGTGAGGATATGATAACAACTGTtttaaaaagagagaaggataattag